One segment of Gadus chalcogrammus isolate NIFS_2021 chromosome 8, NIFS_Gcha_1.0, whole genome shotgun sequence DNA contains the following:
- the LOC130388080 gene encoding coiled-coil domain-containing protein 106-like isoform X2 has protein sequence MRRADTRSRSKRPANTLSSARNTPAAGDESVEEEAAGTSSTARTTVAPNAQLASTRLRHELQMARQKLDWQQELVKDLTKERDFLLEQLAMTRKKDKGSPPQAKKCQSQGADSTDSSKSGPDSSHSSSDSSSDSSSDSSSSDEGRKKQKNSRGKGRKQGKRAKNRKGQGVYQRAKDPEEVVARYRKVLKICRKGRTMGAAFKAVGVDRNTIVVNAPMAELCIAAPEAYAELKESAHKKEKLSSFAQRCKDAIDVDENIVTRIKEYKDSGKLLPITKKN, from the exons ATGAGACGTGCTGATACCCGCTCTCGGTCTAAACGTCCAGCGAACACGCTGAGCTCGGCAAGGAATACCCCTGCCGCCGGAGACGAATCGGTTGAGGAGGAAGCGGCGGGAACGTCTTCCACCG CTAGGACCACAGTCGCTCCTAATGCCCAACTGGCTTCAACGAGACTGCGCCATGAGCTGCAGATGGCCAGGCAGAAGTTGGACTGGCAGCAGGAGCTGGTTAAAGACTTGACCAAAGAAAGGGACTTCCTGCTGGAACAACTGGCTATGA CAAGAAAAAAGGACAAGGGCAGTCCACCCCAGGCGAAGAAgtgccagtcgcagggagccgACTCAACCGACTCGTCCAAGTCGGGGCCTGATTCTTCCCACTCTTCTTCCGACTCTTCTTCCGACTCTTCCTCCGACTCTTCCTCCTCGGATGAGGGAcggaagaagcagaagaacagCAGGGGAAAAGGACGGAAGCAGGGGAAAAGGGCAAAGAACCGGAAGGGGCAAGGTGTTTACCAGCGAG CTAAAGATCCTGAAGAGGTGGTGGCCCGGTACCGCAAGGTGCTGAAAATCTGCAGGAAGGGAAGAACCATGGGGGCAGCCTTCAAAGCTGTGGGGGTCGACCGCAACACCATTGTTGTAAATGCCCCCATGGCAGAGCTGTGCATTGCTGCCCCAGAGGCGTATGCAGAGCTAAAAGAGAGCGCCCACAAAAAGGAGAAGCTCTCCAGTTTTGCACAGAGGTGCAAGGATGCCATAGACGTGGACGAAAACATTGTTACCCGAATCAAAGAATATAAAGACTCTGGCAAACTTTTGCCAATTACTAAAAAAAACTAG
- the LOC130388080 gene encoding coiled-coil domain-containing protein 106-like isoform X1 has translation MRRADTRSRSKRPANTLSSARNTPAAGDESVEEEAAGTSSTARTTVAPNAQLASTRLRHELQMARQKLDWQQELVKDLTKERDFLLEQLAMTARKKDKGSPPQAKKCQSQGADSTDSSKSGPDSSHSSSDSSSDSSSDSSSSDEGRKKQKNSRGKGRKQGKRAKNRKGQGVYQRAKDPEEVVARYRKVLKICRKGRTMGAAFKAVGVDRNTIVVNAPMAELCIAAPEAYAELKESAHKKEKLSSFAQRCKDAIDVDENIVTRIKEYKDSGKLLPITKKN, from the exons ATGAGACGTGCTGATACCCGCTCTCGGTCTAAACGTCCAGCGAACACGCTGAGCTCGGCAAGGAATACCCCTGCCGCCGGAGACGAATCGGTTGAGGAGGAAGCGGCGGGAACGTCTTCCACCG CTAGGACCACAGTCGCTCCTAATGCCCAACTGGCTTCAACGAGACTGCGCCATGAGCTGCAGATGGCCAGGCAGAAGTTGGACTGGCAGCAGGAGCTGGTTAAAGACTTGACCAAAGAAAGGGACTTCCTGCTGGAACAACTGGCTATGA CAGCAAGAAAAAAGGACAAGGGCAGTCCACCCCAGGCGAAGAAgtgccagtcgcagggagccgACTCAACCGACTCGTCCAAGTCGGGGCCTGATTCTTCCCACTCTTCTTCCGACTCTTCTTCCGACTCTTCCTCCGACTCTTCCTCCTCGGATGAGGGAcggaagaagcagaagaacagCAGGGGAAAAGGACGGAAGCAGGGGAAAAGGGCAAAGAACCGGAAGGGGCAAGGTGTTTACCAGCGAG CTAAAGATCCTGAAGAGGTGGTGGCCCGGTACCGCAAGGTGCTGAAAATCTGCAGGAAGGGAAGAACCATGGGGGCAGCCTTCAAAGCTGTGGGGGTCGACCGCAACACCATTGTTGTAAATGCCCCCATGGCAGAGCTGTGCATTGCTGCCCCAGAGGCGTATGCAGAGCTAAAAGAGAGCGCCCACAAAAAGGAGAAGCTCTCCAGTTTTGCACAGAGGTGCAAGGATGCCATAGACGTGGACGAAAACATTGTTACCCGAATCAAAGAATATAAAGACTCTGGCAAACTTTTGCCAATTACTAAAAAAAACTAG